The proteins below come from a single Alnus glutinosa chromosome 9, dhAlnGlut1.1, whole genome shotgun sequence genomic window:
- the LOC133878550 gene encoding putative phospholipid:diacylglycerol acyltransferase 2, with the protein MASILRFRKLCYVEPVRSSSLGFRSFETLKVDNKEESVVSKVKNKLLEKKKNTRQSKEWRCIDHCCWIIGYMFTTWWLLLFLYHCLPTTLPGFRVLESPGTRLKREGLTALHPVVLVPGIVTGGLELWEGRPCADGLFRKRLWVGSFAEIFKRPWCWTEHLSLHNETGLDPPGIRVRAVPGLVAANHFAPGYFVWAVLIENLAKIGYEGKNLHMAAYDWRLSFQNTEIRDKALSRLKSKIELMYVTNGYKKVVVVPHSMGVIYFLHFLKWVESPPPMGGGGGPGWCAKHIKAIMNIAPAFLGVPKAVSNIFSAEGKDVPFIRAMAPGVLDSEILRLRTVEHFMRVSRTWDSTISLLPKGGETIWGNLDWSPEEGNGCDFEKKGEPSMSDNNLNHSNGRRGFKVKDPVKYGRIISFGKAASQLPSSQLPTHDSKESLHKSASTNFNSSCGEVWTEYDEMSRESIRKISENKAYTAATLFDLLCSVAPKMMRRAKNHFSHGISDNLDDPKYSHYKYWSNPLETKLPNAPDMEIYCLYGVGIPTERAYVYKLEPSDKCKNIPFRIDSSAVGDSGSCLKSGVYFVDGDESVPVHSAGFMCAKGWRGRTRFNPSGMATYIREYRHKRPASLLEGRVTKSGAHVNIIGNVALIEDILRVAAGATGAEIEGDKIYSDIIRMSERINLRI; encoded by the exons ATGGCTTCCATTCTTCGGTTTCGTAAGCTGTGCTATGTGGAGCCTGTGAGGTCCTCTTCATTGGGTTTTCGATCTTTTGAGACCCTGAAAGTTGATAATAAAGAGGAGAGTGTTGTCTCGAAAGTCAAGAATAAACtgttggagaagaagaagaacacgaGGCAGAGTAAGGAATGGAGGTGCATAGATCACTGTTGTTGGATAATTGGATACATGTTCACAACTTGGTGGCTTCTCTTGTTTCTGTACCACTGTTTGCCGACGACACTGCCCGGCTTTCGGGTGCTAGAATCGCCTGGGACGAGGCTTAAGCGCGAAGGCTTAACCGCGCTTCATCCGGTAGTCCTGGTGCCCGGCATTGTTACCGGCGGGCTAGAGCTTTGGGAAGGCAGGCCTTGCGCTGACGGTCTGTTTCGGAAGCGGCTTTGGGTTGGTAGTTTTGCCGAAATCTTCAAGAG GCCTTGGTGTTGGACGGAGCACCTATCTTTGCATAATGAGACAGGCCTTGACCCGCCAGGAATTCGGGTCCGGGCGGTTCCGGGGCTGGTTGCAGCTAACCATTTTGCTCCTGGGTATTTTGTTTGGGCTGTTCTGATTGAGAATTTGGCAAAAATTGGTTATGAGGGGAAGAATTTGCATATGGCTGCTTATGATTGGAGGCTGTCTTTCCAAAATACAGAG ATCCGGGACAAAGCTCTTAGTAGATTGAAGAGTAAAATTGAGCTTATGTATGTAACCAATGGCTATAAGAAAGTGGTAGTGGTGCCTCATTCTATGGgggttatttattttctccatttcCTCAAATGGGTTGAATCACCTCCTCCAATGGGAGGTGGTGGTGGTCCAGGTTGGTGTGCCAAGCACATCAAAGCAATCATGAATATTGCTCCAGCATTTCTCGGTGTTCCAAAGGCTGTTAGTAATATATTTTCTGCTGAGGGCAAAGATGTCCCATTTATCAG AGCTATGGCTCCTGGTGTTTTAGATTCAGAAATTCTTCGGCTTCGGACCGTAGAACATTTCATGCGGGTTTCTCGAACTTGGGACTCCACCATTTCGTTGTTGCCTAAAGGTGGTGAAACCATCTGGGGTAACTTGGATTGGTCTCCTGAAGAAGGGAATGgttgtgattttgagaaaaaaggaGAGCCCTCTATGAGTGACAACAATTTGAACCATAGCAATGGAAGGAGAGGTTTCAAAGTGAAAGATCCTGTTAAGTATGGAAGaattatttcttttggaaagGCAGCATCACAATTACCTTCTTCACAGCTACCTACTCATGATTCAAAG GAGTCTTTGCACAAAAGTGCCTCCACTAATTTCAACTCATCATGTGGAGAGGTGTGGACTGAATATGATGAGATGAGCAGGGAAAGCATCCgaaaaatttcagaaaacaAGGCTTACACAGCTGCAACTCTTTTTGATCTACTCTGCTCTGTGGCTCCGAAAATGATGCGACGTGCCAAGAATCACTTCTCTCATGGGATCTCAGACAATCTTGATGATCCTAAATACTCCCATTACAAATACTGGTCCAATCCATTGGAGACCAA GCTTCCTAATGCTCCTGATATGGAGATATATTGTTTATATGGTGTTGGAATCCCCACGGAAAGAGCATATGTGTACAAGTTGGAGCCTTCTGACAAGTGCAAGAACATTCCCTTTCGGATTGATAGCTCGGCAGTTGGAGACTCCGGCAGTTGCTTGAAAAGCGGAGTGTATTTTGTGGACGGCGATGAGAGTGTGCCGGTTCATAGCGCCGGTTTCATGTGTGCCAAAGGGTGGAGAGGAAGAACTCGGTTCAACCCATCCGGCATGGCAACATACATAAGGGAGTACCGGCACAAGCGTCCAGCGAGTCTGCTTGAGGGGAGGGTCACAAAGAGTGGTGCACATGTAAACATCATTGGAAACGTTGCTTTGATTGAAGACATTTTACGAGTTGCTGCTGGTGCCACTGGTGCAGAGATTGAAGGCGACAAGATCTACTCAGATATCATAAGAATGTCTGAAAGAATAAATCTTCGGATATGA
- the LOC133878145 gene encoding threonine dehydratase 1 biosynthetic, chloroplastic-like — MEALCFVASPTPLFRTTTQHSAFPPIRTLTLNTPKKSNKNQPSIITATLTNPKEQIFHKPSRLDSLNTTPPELMKVSSASLVYESGFLGVVPEKKAAPAGKGGDGVHNATTYLTKILSSKVYDVAVETPLDYASKLSERLGVHFWLKREDLQPGVFSFKLRGAYNMMAKLSREQLDRGVICSSAGNHAQGVALSAQKLGCDAVVAMPVATPEIKLKAVERLGATVVLVGESYEQAQEYSRKRAREEGLTFVPGFDHPDIIAGQGTVGMEIVRQMPAPLHAIFVPVGGGGLIAGISAYVKTVYPGVKIIGVEPYDANSMALSLYHQQRIMLDKIGRFADGVAVEVVGKETLRLCTELIDGVVLVSQDAICASIKDMFEEKRAVLEPAGALAIAGAESYCKYYGLKGENVVAITSGANMNFDGLRLVSQLADDGRRRKSVLATFVPENRENIKEFCQLAGDRSSIENEILCRFVIPDRPGALMKLLDAFRGRWNISMLNYRGQGESGGNVLMGLQVVSSEMDEFKALANRLGYDYAFETGDEALPLLMPS; from the exons atGGAAGCTCTCTGCTTCGTCGCTTCACCCACTCCGCTGTTTCGCACCACAACACAGCACTCAGCCTTCCCACCAATCAGGACCCTGACCCTGAACACACCGAAGAAGTCGAACAAAAACCAACCATCCATTATTACTGCAACATTGACAAACCCAAAGGAGCAGATCTTCCACAAGCCCTCAAGACTCGATTCTCTTAATACGACGCCGCCCGAGTTGATGAAAGTGTCGTCTGCGTCGTTGGTGTATGAGAGTGGCTTCCTCGGTGTTGTGCCGGAAAAGAAGGCGGCGCCAGCTGGGAAGGGTGGGGACGGGGTTCACAATGCCACCACTTACTTGACGAAGATATTGTCATCTAAGGTTTATGATGTCGCCGTGGAGACGCCATTGGACTATGCTTCCAAGCTTTCTGAGAGGCTTGGTGTTCATTTTTGGCTCAAGAGAGAGGACCTTCAACCTGGA GTATTCTCCTTCAAGCTGCGAGGAGCTTATAACATGATGGCCAAGCTTTCAAGGGAGCAGTTGGATAGGGGAGTTATTTGTTCATCAGCAGGGAACCATGCCCAAGGAGTTGCATTATCTGCCCAAAAGCTAGGCTGTGATGCAGTGGTCGCCATGCCTGTTGCAACTCCTGAAATCAAA CTGAAGGCAGTGGAGAGGTTAGGTGCTACAGTTGTGCTTGTTGGCGAGTCCTATGAACAAGCACAAGAGTATTCCAGAAAGCGGGCCAGAGAAGAAGGTCTAACGTTTGTACCTGGTTTTGATCACCCAGATATCATAGCAGGGCAGGGGACTGTAGGAATGGAGATCGTGCGTCAAATGCCTGCTCCATTGCATGCAATCTTTGTGCCTGTTGGAGGTGGCGGGCTAATAGCTGGAATTTCTGCCTATGTGAAGACAGTTTATCCTGGG GTCAAGATCATTGGGGTGGAGCCATATGATGCAAACTCAATGGCACTATCTTTATATCATCAGCAGAGAATTATGCTAGATAAAATAGGAAGATTTGCAGATGGGGTAGCTGTGGAAGTGGTTGGAAAAGAAACTCTTCGATTATGCACAGAGCTCATTGATGGAGTAGTTCTTGTCAGCCAAGATGCTATCTGTGCATCAATAAAG GACATGTTTGAGGAAAAGCGAGCCGTGCTTGAACCGGCGGGGGCCCTTGCCATTGCTGGAGCCGAGTCATATTGCAAATATTATGGACTGAAAGGTGAAAATGTTGTAGCAATAACCAGTGGAGCGAACATGAACTTTGATGGATTAAGGTTGGTATCCCAACTTGCTGATGATGGTAGGCGGCGTAAGTCTGTCCTTGCTACATTTGTTCCAGAGAACCGGGAAAATATCAAAGAGTTTTGTCAACTG GCGGGTGATCGATCAAGCATTGAGAATGAGATTCTTTGTCGGTTTGTCATCCCAGATAGGCCAGGTGCTCTGATGAAATTACTAGATGCCTTCAGAGGCCGTTGGAATATTAGCATGCTCAATTACCGAGGACAG GGTGAGAGTGGTGGAAATGTATTAATGGGTCTCCAAGTTGTGAGCTCTGAGATGGATGAATTCAAGGCTTTGGCCAATAGGCTAGGATATGATTATGCATTTGAAACAGGCGATGAAGCTTTGCCATTACTGATGCCCTCGTAG